In one Massilia endophytica genomic region, the following are encoded:
- the hyi gene encoding hydroxypyruvate isomerase — translation MKLAANLSMLFTELPFLDRFGAAKAAGFDAVEFLFPYAFPPEDIAMRLAEHGQGLVLHNLPPGDWEAGERGMACDPRRVDEFRAGVALGLRYAVALGVPQVHCMAGLRPADVAPEQAHSTYIANLRHAADQFAAHGIGVLIEPINHFDMPGYFLTGSRQALGILAACARPNLGLQYDIYHMQRMEGELANTIKANLAQIRHIQIADTPGRHEPGTGEINYPYLFRLLDQLGYDGWIGCEYRPQTTTAASLGWLPR, via the coding sequence ATGAAACTGGCCGCCAACCTGTCGATGCTGTTCACGGAACTCCCGTTCCTGGACCGCTTCGGCGCGGCAAAGGCGGCTGGCTTCGACGCCGTCGAATTCCTCTTCCCCTACGCCTTCCCGCCCGAAGACATCGCCATGCGCCTGGCCGAACACGGCCAGGGCCTGGTGCTGCACAACCTGCCGCCGGGCGACTGGGAGGCGGGCGAGCGCGGCATGGCCTGCGACCCGCGCCGCGTAGACGAATTCCGGGCCGGCGTGGCGCTCGGCCTGCGCTACGCCGTGGCGCTGGGCGTGCCCCAGGTCCATTGCATGGCGGGGCTGCGCCCGGCGGACGTGGCTCCCGAGCAGGCGCACAGCACCTATATCGCCAACCTGCGCCATGCAGCCGACCAGTTCGCGGCGCACGGCATCGGCGTGCTGATCGAGCCCATCAACCACTTCGACATGCCGGGCTACTTCCTGACGGGCAGCCGGCAGGCGCTCGGCATCCTGGCCGCATGCGCGCGGCCCAATCTCGGCCTGCAATACGACATCTACCACATGCAGCGCATGGAAGGCGAGCTGGCCAACACGATCAAGGCCAACCTCGCGCAGATCCGCCACATCCAGATCGCCGACACGCCCGGCCGCCACGAACCGGGCACGGGCGAAATCAACTACCCCTACCTCTTCCGCCTCCTGGACCAGCTCGGCTACGACGGCTGGATCGGCTGCGAATACCGCCCCCAGACCACCACCGCCGCCAGCCTCGGCTGGCTCCCCCGCTGA
- a CDS encoding DEAD/DEAH box helicase: MSFSQLGLSDAIVRAVTETGYAAPTPIQSQAIPAVLNGGDLLAGAQTGTGKTAGFTLPVLHRLSTDTVGKQLANNTSPRAIRALILTPTRELAAQVEESVKVYGKYTRLNSAVIFGGVSINPQIKQLRHGVDILVATPGRLLDHMAQGTVNLDKIEILILDEADRMLDMGFIRDIRKVLAALPSKRQNLLFSATFSDEIKALADGLLDKPATIEVARRNSTVEIIAQKIHPVDRDKKHPMLSHLIRTHKWTQVLVFTRTKHGANKLVEQLGKDGIGAMAIHGNKSQSARTRALGEFKDGTLQVLVATDIAARGIDIDQLPHVVNYDLPNVPEDYVHRIGRTGRAGATGEAVSLVCVDEHDMLKDIEKLIKQSLPREVIPGFEPDPTAKAQPIQLRSGTGHHRNPRPGGNGGGRGKPSGGGQSKPRAASAGSGSGNPPRPGAPRNGPRPGGQPRNSSGGRSR; this comes from the coding sequence ATGTCATTTTCCCAACTTGGTCTGTCGGACGCAATCGTTCGCGCCGTTACCGAAACCGGCTATGCGGCCCCCACGCCGATCCAGTCGCAGGCGATCCCTGCGGTGCTGAACGGCGGCGACCTGCTGGCAGGCGCCCAGACGGGCACCGGCAAGACCGCGGGCTTCACGCTGCCCGTGCTGCACCGCCTGTCCACCGATACGGTGGGCAAGCAGCTGGCCAACAACACTTCGCCGCGCGCCATCCGCGCCCTGATCCTGACGCCGACCCGCGAACTGGCGGCCCAGGTGGAGGAAAGCGTGAAGGTCTACGGCAAGTACACGCGCCTGAATTCGGCCGTGATCTTCGGCGGCGTCAGCATCAATCCCCAGATCAAGCAGCTGCGCCACGGCGTGGACATCCTGGTGGCGACGCCGGGCCGCCTGCTGGACCACATGGCCCAGGGCACGGTGAACCTCGACAAGATCGAGATCCTGATCCTGGACGAGGCGGACCGCATGCTGGACATGGGCTTCATCCGCGACATCCGCAAGGTGCTGGCCGCCCTGCCGTCCAAGCGCCAGAACCTGCTGTTCTCGGCCACCTTCTCGGACGAGATCAAGGCCCTGGCCGACGGCCTGCTGGACAAGCCCGCCACCATTGAAGTGGCGCGCCGCAATTCGACGGTGGAGATCATCGCCCAGAAGATCCACCCGGTGGACCGCGACAAGAAGCACCCCATGCTGTCGCACCTGATCCGCACGCACAAATGGACCCAGGTGCTGGTGTTCACGCGCACCAAGCACGGCGCCAACAAGCTGGTGGAACAGCTGGGCAAGGACGGCATCGGCGCCATGGCCATCCACGGCAACAAGAGCCAGTCGGCGCGCACCCGCGCCCTGGGCGAATTCAAGGACGGCACCCTGCAGGTGCTGGTGGCCACCGACATCGCCGCGCGCGGCATCGACATCGACCAGCTGCCGCACGTGGTGAACTACGACCTGCCGAACGTGCCGGAAGACTATGTGCACCGCATCGGCCGCACGGGCCGCGCTGGCGCCACGGGCGAGGCGGTGTCCCTGGTCTGCGTGGACGAGCACGACATGCTGAAGGACATCGAAAAGCTGATCAAGCAATCGCTTCCGCGCGAAGTCATTCCCGGCTTCGAGCCCGACCCCACGGCCAAGGCCCAGCCCATCCAGCTGCGCAGCGGCACCGGCCACCACCGCAACCCGCGTCCGGGCGGCAATGGCGGCGGGCGCGGCAAGCCCAGTGGCGGCGGCCAGAGCAAGCCGCGCGCAGCGTCGGCCGGCAGCGGCAGCGGCAATCCCCCGCGCCCCGGCGCCCCGCGCAACGGCCCCCGTCCGGGCGGCCAGCCGCGCAACAGCAGCGGCGGGCGTAGCCGTTAA
- a CDS encoding inositol monophosphatase family protein, whose translation MLNTAVKAARRGAAVINRASFDLDRVTVTEKQQCDFVTDVDQAAEQAIVEVLQKAYPDHGFITEEGGVIGTVNDESEFVWIIDPLDGTTNFMHGFPQYAISIALQQRGVVTQALVYDPVRNDLFTATKGAGAYLNEKRIRVNKLDRVSGALLGTGYRNGNQAALDEYLKMYGIMAARSHGVRRAGAASLDLAYVACGRLDGFYEKNLQPWDIAAGALLVTEAGGIAGEFNGEANYMKTGHIIAAGPKVFGQMVGLLAEFA comes from the coding sequence ATGCTCAATACGGCGGTGAAGGCCGCCCGCCGCGGCGCCGCCGTCATCAACCGCGCCTCCTTCGACCTCGACCGGGTCACTGTTACTGAAAAGCAACAATGTGACTTCGTGACCGACGTGGACCAGGCGGCGGAGCAGGCCATTGTGGAAGTGCTGCAGAAGGCCTACCCCGACCATGGCTTCATTACCGAAGAAGGCGGCGTGATCGGCACTGTGAACGACGAGAGTGAATTCGTGTGGATCATCGATCCGCTGGACGGCACCACCAACTTCATGCACGGCTTCCCCCAGTACGCCATCTCGATCGCGCTGCAGCAGCGCGGCGTGGTGACCCAGGCCCTGGTCTACGACCCGGTGCGCAACGACCTGTTCACCGCCACCAAGGGCGCGGGCGCCTACCTGAACGAGAAGCGCATCCGCGTGAACAAGCTGGACCGCGTCTCGGGCGCCCTGCTGGGCACGGGCTACCGCAACGGCAACCAGGCGGCGCTGGACGAATACCTGAAGATGTACGGCATCATGGCCGCGCGCAGCCACGGCGTGCGCCGCGCGGGCGCCGCCTCCCTGGACCTGGCCTATGTGGCCTGCGGCCGCCTGGACGGCTTCTATGAAAAGAACCTGCAGCCCTGGGACATCGCCGCGGGCGCCCTGCTGGTGACGGAAGCGGGCGGCATCGCCGGCGAGTTCAACGGCGAAGCGAACTACATGAAGACAGGCCACATCATCGCGGCCGGCCCTAAGGTCTTCGGCCAGATGGTGGGCCTGCTGGCGGAATTCGCCTGA
- a CDS encoding RNA methyltransferase — protein sequence MKQAESTPTLFSRLRVVLVETSRPGNIGSVARAMKTMGFGELVLVAPRFEGALEHEEAVAFASGAQDILANARIVDDIGAALEGINFAAAVSARLREFSPPVLTPRALAGQVAASPELHTALIFGNERFGLPNEIVERCNVLVNIPANPDYSSLNLAQAAQLLVYECRMAALDGQRAASQVGFHGEAASVAQIDGMYAHLEQALVAVGFLDADNPRKLMPRLKRLFARTQLETEEVNILRGIARQILARCPPRD from the coding sequence ATGAAGCAGGCCGAAAGCACACCGACTCTTTTCAGCAGGCTGCGCGTGGTGCTGGTGGAAACCAGCCGCCCGGGCAATATCGGCTCGGTGGCGCGCGCCATGAAAACCATGGGTTTCGGGGAGCTGGTGCTGGTGGCGCCGCGCTTCGAAGGCGCCCTGGAACACGAGGAGGCCGTGGCCTTTGCCAGCGGCGCCCAGGACATCCTGGCCAATGCCCGCATCGTGGACGATATCGGCGCGGCCCTCGAAGGCATCAATTTCGCCGCCGCCGTGTCGGCCCGCCTGCGCGAGTTTTCGCCGCCCGTGCTCACGCCGCGCGCCCTGGCCGGGCAGGTGGCTGCTTCGCCCGAGCTGCACACGGCTCTCATCTTCGGCAACGAGCGCTTCGGCCTGCCGAACGAGATCGTGGAGCGCTGCAATGTGCTGGTGAATATTCCCGCCAATCCGGACTACTCCTCCCTGAACCTGGCGCAGGCGGCCCAGCTCCTGGTCTACGAGTGCCGCATGGCGGCGCTGGACGGCCAGCGCGCCGCCTCCCAAGTCGGCTTCCACGGCGAGGCGGCCAGCGTGGCGCAGATCGACGGCATGTATGCCCACTTGGAGCAGGCCCTGGTGGCAGTCGGCTTCCTCGACGCGGACAATCCGCGCAAGCTCATGCCGCGCCTGAAGCGCCTGTTCGCGCGCACCCAGCTGGAAACGGAGGAGGTCAATATCCTGCGCGGCATCGCCCGCCAGATCCTCGCCCGCTGCCCGCCCAGGGACTAG
- a CDS encoding twin-arginine translocation signal domain-containing protein, producing the protein MISSRRSFLKIGLAGAAMLAAGGLIYRQFQPAPQRFVLDDSGRSMLAAVIPAMLGSALPQAAAERTASIAQAVEQVRLAILGLPLAAQKEVQDLFNLLSLAPARRLLAGIPPWEEASAAQVADFLQGWRMHRLTLLQGAYHALHDLIAGSWYAQPAHWQAIGYPGPMKELS; encoded by the coding sequence ATGATTTCATCGCGCAGGTCTTTTCTGAAGATCGGCCTGGCGGGCGCCGCCATGCTCGCCGCAGGCGGCCTGATCTACCGCCAATTCCAGCCGGCGCCGCAGCGCTTTGTCCTGGATGACTCCGGGCGCAGCATGCTGGCCGCCGTCATTCCGGCCATGCTGGGTTCCGCCTTGCCGCAGGCAGCGGCCGAGCGCACGGCCAGCATCGCCCAGGCGGTTGAGCAGGTGCGCCTGGCCATTCTCGGCCTGCCGCTCGCCGCCCAGAAGGAAGTGCAAGACCTGTTCAACCTGCTGTCCCTGGCCCCTGCGCGCCGGCTGCTGGCGGGCATTCCCCCTTGGGAGGAAGCGAGCGCCGCGCAGGTGGCGGATTTCCTGCAGGGCTGGCGCATGCATCGCCTCACGCTGCTGCAGGGCGCCTATCACGCCCTGCACGACCTGATCGCGGGCAGCTGGTATGCCCAGCCTGCGCACTGGCAGGCGATCGGCTATCCTGGTCCCATGAAGGAGCTGAGCTAA
- a CDS encoding GMC family oxidoreductase, whose amino-acid sequence MAQENRIPDPIAAGLASGWQVVDAATLTGARTIEADVAIIGSGAGGGVTAEILALAGLKVLIVEEGALKSSRDFKMREADAYPALYQESAARKTRDKAINILQGRTVGGSTTVNWTSSFRTPPATLAFWQREFGLRDYTQEALAPWFAMMERRLHIADWPTPPNTNNDLLRQGADKLGIPTAAIRRNVNGCWNLGYCGMGCPTNAKQSMLVTTIPSALKHGATLLTHARAERLVWQGDRAESLLCTALGPDGIVPTGQHVVVRARHFVVAGGAINSPALLLRSRAPDPHSLLGRRTFLHPTVISAGRFAQKVEGFAGAPQTVYSDHFLETQAIDGPVGFKLEVPPLHPVLFSTTMAGFGEVHAETMRQFPHIHATLALLRDGFHEDSRGGRVHLRGDGSAELDYTMSPVLWDGARRALLAMAEIQFAAGALTVTPVHEQARAYASWAEAREAIAALPMKPMQTRVASAHVMGGCAMSGDERSGVVDGAGRYRGLANVSVHDGSLFPTSIGANPQLSIYGITARLASGLAQQLTGRPAPRLEA is encoded by the coding sequence ATGGCGCAGGAGAACCGGATTCCCGATCCCATTGCCGCAGGCCTGGCCTCCGGCTGGCAGGTCGTCGACGCGGCGACGCTGACAGGAGCGCGCACCATCGAGGCGGATGTGGCCATCATCGGCAGCGGTGCGGGCGGCGGCGTCACCGCCGAGATCCTGGCGCTGGCGGGCCTGAAGGTGCTGATCGTGGAGGAGGGCGCACTGAAGTCCTCGCGCGACTTCAAGATGCGCGAGGCGGATGCCTACCCCGCGCTCTACCAGGAATCGGCGGCCCGCAAGACGCGCGACAAGGCGATCAACATCCTGCAGGGCCGCACCGTCGGCGGTTCGACCACCGTCAACTGGACCTCCAGTTTCCGCACGCCTCCCGCCACGCTGGCCTTCTGGCAGCGCGAGTTCGGCCTGCGGGACTACACGCAGGAAGCGCTGGCGCCCTGGTTCGCCATGATGGAGCGGCGCCTGCACATCGCGGACTGGCCCACGCCTCCCAACACGAACAACGACCTGCTGCGCCAGGGCGCCGATAAGCTGGGCATTCCCACCGCCGCCATCCGCCGCAATGTGAACGGCTGCTGGAACCTGGGCTACTGCGGCATGGGCTGTCCCACCAACGCCAAGCAGTCCATGCTGGTGACCACCATTCCCTCGGCGTTGAAGCACGGCGCCACGCTGCTGACGCACGCGCGCGCCGAGCGCCTTGTGTGGCAGGGCGACCGCGCCGAAAGCCTGCTTTGCACGGCGCTTGGGCCGGATGGCATCGTCCCCACCGGTCAGCACGTGGTGGTGCGGGCGCGCCACTTCGTGGTGGCGGGGGGCGCGATCAACTCGCCCGCCTTGCTGCTTCGTTCCCGCGCGCCCGATCCCCACAGCCTGCTGGGCCGCCGCACCTTCCTGCATCCCACGGTGATCTCGGCGGGCCGCTTCGCCCAGAAAGTGGAAGGCTTTGCGGGCGCCCCGCAAACGGTGTATTCGGACCATTTCCTCGAAACCCAGGCCATCGATGGCCCCGTGGGGTTCAAGCTGGAAGTGCCCCCGCTGCACCCGGTGCTGTTCTCGACCACCATGGCCGGTTTCGGCGAGGTGCACGCAGAGACCATGCGGCAGTTCCCCCATATCCACGCCACGCTGGCGCTGCTGCGCGACGGCTTTCACGAGGATTCGCGCGGCGGACGCGTGCACCTGCGCGGCGATGGTTCGGCCGAGCTGGATTACACGATGAGCCCCGTGCTGTGGGACGGCGCGCGCCGTGCGCTGCTGGCGATGGCCGAGATCCAGTTCGCGGCGGGCGCGCTGACGGTGACGCCGGTGCACGAACAGGCGCGCGCCTATGCCAGCTGGGCGGAGGCGCGCGAGGCAATAGCCGCGCTGCCGATGAAGCCCATGCAGACACGCGTCGCATCGGCCCACGTGATGGGCGGCTGCGCCATGTCCGGCGATGAGCGCAGCGGCGTGGTGGACGGGGCAGGGCGCTACCGCGGCCTGGCCAATGTGTCCGTGCACGACGGTTCGCTCTTCCCCACCTCCATCGGCGCCAATCCGCAGCTCTCGATCTACGGCATCACGGCGCGCCTGGCCAGCGGCCTCGCGCAGCAGCTTACGGGCAGGCCCGCGCCACGCCTGGAGGCCTGA
- a CDS encoding esterase/lipase family protein, translating into MVSRVLAAIMLVQVLAAWLLWHLLRTWLAPLHALLAALLLVALVRMLIVANNFHMSWRARSETPAQHGLDWRGSLRLFFGEFAASMRASSWTMLWYRPGIFIADEARGLPVLLIHGYGCNGGYWYSLRALLRQRRISHDAVDLEPMTADIDSYVEQVAQGVQRLLAATGQRELVLVGHSMGGLVGRAYLRKYGWAHVARLVTLGTPHHGTALASLGLGENARQMRRGGDWLASLNADDTKTRSRITSIWSHHDNIIAPQDSCALPGAKNIEVGGIGHVALGSDKRTLLHVLDEVLTNSTTSARLS; encoded by the coding sequence ATGGTAAGCCGGGTGCTGGCCGCCATCATGCTGGTGCAGGTGCTGGCGGCATGGCTGCTGTGGCACCTGCTGCGGACCTGGCTTGCACCCCTGCATGCGCTGCTCGCCGCCTTGCTGCTGGTGGCCCTGGTGCGCATGCTCATCGTCGCCAACAACTTCCATATGAGCTGGCGCGCCCGCAGCGAAACGCCCGCGCAGCATGGCCTGGACTGGCGCGGCAGCCTGCGCCTTTTCTTCGGCGAGTTCGCTGCCTCCATGCGCGCTTCGTCCTGGACGATGCTGTGGTACCGCCCCGGCATCTTCATCGCCGATGAGGCGCGCGGACTGCCGGTGCTGCTGATACATGGCTACGGCTGCAATGGCGGCTACTGGTATTCGCTACGCGCGCTGCTGCGGCAGCGCCGCATCAGCCACGATGCGGTGGACCTGGAACCCATGACGGCGGATATCGACAGCTATGTGGAACAGGTGGCGCAGGGCGTGCAGCGCCTGCTCGCCGCCACGGGCCAGCGCGAGCTGGTGCTGGTGGGGCACAGCATGGGCGGGCTGGTGGGGCGCGCCTACCTGCGCAAGTATGGCTGGGCCCATGTCGCGCGGCTCGTCACGCTCGGCACGCCGCACCACGGCACGGCGCTGGCCAGTTTGGGACTGGGCGAGAACGCGCGCCAGATGCGGCGCGGCGGCGACTGGCTTGCAAGTTTGAATGCGGATGACACAAAAACGCGCAGCCGCATCACCTCGATCTGGTCGCACCACGACAATATCATCGCCCCCCAGGATTCATGCGCTCTGCCGGGGGCGAAGAACATCGAAGTGGGCGGTATCGGCCACGTCGCGCTGGGTAGTGATAAAAGGACATTGTTACACGTTCTTGATGAGGTTTTGACGAATTCAACAACGTCCGCTAGACTGTCCTGA
- a CDS encoding EAL domain-containing protein → MSARILIIEDNPTNMELMVYLLRAFGYTPLTASDGEAGVEAARAEKPDLIICDVHLPKLDGFGVIAALKADPALKDIPALAVTALAMVGDRERLLSAGFDGYIGKPIEPDTFVTQVESFLPEASTPPPEESDGTGTILIVDDHVLNREFLMTLLGFSGHRLLAAASGPEALALVEKDRPDLVISDILMPDMDGYQFVKRMRANPATAGIPIIFYTATYREQEAMAMAQSCGVRWVLPKPSDPDVIMRAVQEALGLGADVEPPPIAPPREEHGLDHKVAEYLDTLESTSQSLTQIANNGHGQPPEHLDTMTQRLSNSLSSLQAVSLRLTALIELGMDLGGERDPQKLFEIGCRVAQDICVARYACIGVLEPGASELSHLAACGANELTPELFANAGSGVLGELLEHRRPVRRSAPHGSELKLDLPSGHPPVQSFLGVPIMLHERVHGWLYLADKLGAEEFSEVDERVAGTVAAQLAAAFQNLQLYEEVRRSHDQLQRDMDARIRLDEDLRRFRLAMDATADAIFLVDRANRCFVDVNATACRMLGFDREEFLRAGREESAGELGRLEDLYAKLLAGDHAGTMTELLLQRKDGSPLSVEVQGRTLRSGSNWIMVAVARDITERKEAERRLLKLAHFDTLTGLPNRSQFYESLSHSLKMAEEHKWALAVLFLDMDRFKNINDTLGHTIGDELLRQFSSRLVDCLRVRDTIGRFGGDEFAAILMLPEGAQNAIAVIDKIRESMRRPFDLKGHEVTVTASIGISVYPDDGSDADSLIQYADTAMYRAKEAGRDAFRFFTAEMNAQSMARLEMENALRRAIENKEFVLFFQPKVHTTTGRISGAEALLRWQRPGHGMISPAVFIPLLEETGLIVRVGAWVIDEACRKIADWSKRGVGAVQISVNVSGIQFFVGGLQEEITRAIKEHGIQPDLLELELTESSLMSNAEETISVLTHLKELGVKISIDDFGTGYSSLAYLKRFPIDKLKIDIAFVREVTSNPDDAAIVLAIINMAHSMKLKVIAEGVERDAQLSYLKRHACDEIQGYYFSRPVEASAFEAMLSEGRSLKPAPEDDAPDRQTLLIVDDDAFMLDVLSDFLEQDGYRILTAQTAAEGFDILARNRVQVILCDQCMPTMSGIEFMERAKHLAPDTFRIMLSAYADLTPIMAAINQGAIDRFYTKPWNGAALRENIREGFRLHRQGAMQGQQAMA, encoded by the coding sequence GTGTCAGCACGCATTCTCATCATCGAAGACAACCCCACCAACATGGAGCTGATGGTGTATTTGCTCCGTGCCTTCGGTTACACGCCGCTCACCGCATCCGACGGCGAGGCAGGCGTGGAGGCGGCCCGCGCCGAGAAGCCCGACCTGATCATTTGCGATGTGCACCTGCCCAAGCTGGACGGCTTCGGCGTCATCGCCGCGCTCAAGGCCGATCCCGCGCTGAAGGACATCCCGGCGCTCGCCGTCACGGCGCTGGCCATGGTGGGCGACCGCGAACGCCTGCTCAGCGCAGGCTTCGACGGCTATATCGGCAAACCCATTGAACCGGATACCTTCGTCACCCAGGTCGAGTCCTTCCTGCCCGAGGCCTCCACGCCGCCGCCGGAGGAAAGCGACGGCACCGGCACCATCCTGATCGTCGACGACCATGTGCTGAACCGCGAGTTCCTGATGACGCTTCTCGGTTTCAGTGGCCACCGCCTGCTGGCCGCGGCCAGCGGGCCGGAGGCGCTGGCGCTGGTGGAGAAGGACAGGCCGGACCTGGTGATCTCCGACATCCTCATGCCGGACATGGATGGCTACCAGTTCGTGAAGCGCATGCGCGCGAACCCCGCAACGGCGGGCATTCCCATCATCTTCTATACCGCCACCTACCGCGAACAGGAAGCGATGGCGATGGCCCAGTCCTGCGGCGTGCGCTGGGTGCTGCCCAAGCCTTCGGACCCGGATGTGATCATGCGCGCGGTGCAGGAAGCATTGGGCCTGGGCGCGGACGTGGAGCCGCCGCCCATTGCGCCGCCGCGCGAGGAGCATGGCCTGGACCACAAGGTGGCTGAGTACCTCGACACGCTCGAATCGACCAGCCAGTCTCTTACCCAGATCGCGAACAACGGCCACGGCCAGCCGCCCGAGCACCTGGACACGATGACGCAGCGCCTGTCCAATTCCCTCTCCAGCCTGCAGGCCGTAAGCCTGCGCTTGACGGCCCTGATCGAGCTGGGGATGGACCTGGGCGGGGAGCGCGATCCGCAGAAGCTGTTCGAGATAGGCTGCCGCGTGGCGCAGGACATCTGCGTGGCGCGCTATGCCTGCATCGGCGTGCTGGAGCCGGGGGCCTCGGAGCTGAGCCACCTGGCGGCCTGCGGCGCCAACGAGCTGACGCCGGAACTGTTCGCGAATGCCGGCAGCGGCGTGCTGGGCGAGCTGCTGGAACATCGCCGTCCCGTGCGCCGCAGCGCGCCGCATGGCAGCGAGTTGAAGCTGGACCTGCCTTCCGGCCATCCGCCCGTGCAGTCCTTCCTCGGTGTCCCCATCATGCTGCACGAGCGTGTGCACGGCTGGCTCTACCTGGCCGACAAGCTGGGAGCGGAGGAGTTCAGCGAAGTGGACGAACGCGTGGCGGGAACGGTGGCGGCGCAGCTGGCGGCGGCCTTCCAGAACCTGCAGCTGTACGAAGAGGTGAGGCGCAGCCACGACCAGCTGCAGCGCGACATGGACGCGCGCATCCGCCTGGACGAAGACCTGCGCCGCTTCCGCCTGGCCATGGACGCGACGGCCGACGCCATCTTCCTGGTGGACAGGGCCAACCGCTGCTTCGTGGACGTGAATGCCACCGCCTGCCGCATGCTGGGCTTCGACCGCGAGGAGTTCCTGCGCGCGGGCCGCGAGGAGAGCGCGGGCGAGCTGGGAAGGCTGGAAGACCTGTACGCCAAGCTGCTGGCTGGCGACCATGCGGGCACCATGACCGAGCTGCTCCTGCAGCGCAAGGACGGTTCGCCGCTGTCGGTGGAAGTGCAGGGCCGCACCCTGCGCTCGGGCTCGAACTGGATCATGGTGGCGGTGGCGCGCGACATCACCGAGCGCAAGGAGGCCGAGCGCCGCCTGCTCAAGCTGGCCCATTTCGATACGCTCACCGGCCTGCCGAACCGCAGCCAGTTCTACGAATCGCTGTCGCACTCCCTGAAGATGGCGGAGGAGCACAAGTGGGCGCTGGCCGTGCTGTTCCTGGACATGGACCGCTTCAAGAACATCAACGACACCCTTGGCCACACCATCGGCGATGAGCTGCTGCGCCAGTTCTCCAGCCGCCTGGTGGACTGCCTGCGCGTGCGCGACACCATCGGCCGCTTCGGCGGCGACGAGTTCGCGGCCATCCTCATGCTGCCGGAGGGCGCGCAGAACGCCATCGCGGTGATCGACAAGATCCGCGAGTCGATGCGCCGGCCCTTCGACCTGAAAGGGCACGAGGTCACGGTTACGGCCAGCATCGGCATCTCGGTTTATCCGGACGACGGTTCCGATGCGGACTCACTGATCCAGTATGCCGACACCGCCATGTACCGGGCCAAGGAGGCGGGGCGCGACGCATTCCGCTTCTTCACCGCCGAAATGAATGCCCAGTCCATGGCCCGGCTGGAGATGGAGAACGCCCTGCGCCGCGCCATCGAGAACAAGGAATTCGTGCTCTTCTTCCAGCCCAAGGTGCATACCACCACGGGCCGCATCAGCGGGGCGGAAGCGCTGCTGCGCTGGCAGCGCCCCGGCCACGGCATGATTTCGCCTGCGGTATTCATTCCCCTGCTCGAAGAGACGGGCCTCATCGTGCGCGTCGGCGCCTGGGTGATCGACGAAGCCTGCCGCAAGATCGCGGACTGGTCGAAGCGCGGCGTCGGCGCGGTGCAGATTTCCGTCAACGTGAGCGGCATCCAGTTCTTCGTGGGCGGCCTGCAGGAGGAGATTACGCGGGCGATCAAGGAGCATGGAATCCAGCCCGACCTGCTGGAGCTGGAGCTGACGGAAAGCTCGCTGATGTCCAACGCCGAGGAAACCATCTCCGTGCTCACGCACCTCAAGGAGCTGGGCGTGAAGATATCCATCGACGATTTCGGCACCGGCTATTCCTCGCTGGCCTACCTGAAGCGCTTCCCCATCGACAAGCTGAAGATCGACATCGCTTTCGTGCGCGAGGTCACCAGCAATCCGGACGATGCGGCCATCGTCCTGGCGATCATCAATATGGCGCACAGCATGAAGCTGAAGGTGATTGCGGAAGGCGTGGAGCGCGACGCCCAGCTCTCCTACCTGAAGCGCCACGCCTGCGACGAGATCCAGGGCTACTACTTCAGCCGCCCCGTGGAGGCAAGCGCCTTCGAGGCCATGCTGAGCGAAGGCCGTTCGCTGAAGCCGGCCCCGGAAGACGACGCGCCGGACCGCCAGACCCTCCTGATCGTGGACGACGACGCCTTCATGCTCGACGTGCTGAGCGACTTCCTCGAACAGGATGGCTACCGCATCCTCACGGCGCAGACCGCGGCCGAGGGCTTCGACATCCTGGCGCGCAACAGGGTGCAGGTGATCCTGTGCGACCAGTGCATGCCCACCATGAGCGGCATCGAATTCATGGAGCGGGCCAAGCACCTCGCGCCCGACACCTTCCGCATCATGCTTTCGGCCTATGCCGACCTCACGCCGATCATGGCCGCCATCAACCAGGGCGCCATCGACCGCTTCTACACCAAGCCGTGGAACGGCGCGGCGCTGAGGGAGAACATCCGCGAGGGCTTCCGCCTGCACCGGCAGGGGGCGATGCAGGGGCAGCAGGCCATGGCCTGA